CGCGGCGGGGGAGATTGCCTGCTGTCGCCGACCCTGCCGGGCGCGATGCAGGTGGTCGACGTCGGCCCGAACAACTACATCATCAGCGACGGCGCGTTTGTCGCCGCCACCTCGGGCGTCGACCTGCGGGTGCGCACGCAAAGCCTGGGCAACGCCCTGTTCGCGCAGAGCGGCGGCTTCTTCGTCACCGAGACGGCAGGCCAGGGCCAGGTGGTGGTGTCGGGCTTCGGCTCGATGTCGAGCCTGGACGTCGAACCGGGCAAGGACGCGATCATCGACAACTCGCACGTGGTGTGCTGGGACAGCACCCTGCGCTATGAGATCTCGATCACGACCGGCACCAGCGGCGGCTTCCTGGGTAACCTGATCAACAGCCAGACCAGCGGCGAGGGCATGGTCCTGCGCTTCTCGGGTCGTGGCAAGGTCTACGTCTGTTCGCGCAACCGCACCGCATTCAAGGCCTGGATGCAGGCGCCCGCAAAATAAGGAGGAGTAACGATGTCAGTCAATCTGCAAAAGGGACAGAAGATTTCCCTGGACAAGGAAGCCGGTGGCGGCCTCTCGCGCGTGACCATGGGTCTGGGCTGGGACGCGATCAAGTCGAAGGGCTTCTTCGGCTTCGGCGGCGGCAAGTCCGAAGCCGTCGACCTCGACGCCTCGGTGGTGATGTTCGACGAATCGAACCGCCCGATGGACGTGGTCTGGTTCCGCCAGCTCAAGAGCCGTGACGGCAGCATCGTCCACACCGGCGACAACCGCACCGGCGCCGGCGATGGCGACGACGAGCAGATCATGGTCGACCTGAACGCCGTGCCGGCCAACGTCAAGGCGCTGGTGTTTACGGTGAACAGCTTCACCGGCCAGAATTTCTCGACCGTCGAGAACGCGTACTGCCGCCTGATCAACACCGCCAACCAGCAAGAAGTGGCGCGCTTCAACCTGTCGGTGACGGGTTCGCACTCGGCCCAGATCATGGCCAAGCTGTACCGCCATGGCGGCGAGTGGAAAATGCATGCGATCGGCGAGAACGGCAATGGCCGTACCTTCGATGATTTGATGCCGCAGATTACGGTACACCTGTAATCCGGTTCAACGCTCCGTGACGGCCCGGTCGATGCGTTCGGCCGGGCCGTTCGTCATCCTGCCCAGCTATCGATGCGCTCCATGGCAGGTATGGCGAAACTCAATTTTTCAACTGGCCGGCCCGCGTTTATATTGCCCTGATTGAAACCAGGCAGCAGGACCAGCAATGAACGAGATCCGCCGCATCGTCACCGGCCACGATGCGCACGGCAAGGCCGTGTTCGCCGAGGTCGGCCCCTTGCCGACCGTGGTACCTCTTGCCACCATTCCCGGCACCGTGTTCCACGAAATCTGGTCGACGCAGGACACGCCGGCCGCGGTCGGCAACGGCGCCGACCCCACCCTGGGTCCGCTGGTGCTGTCGCCGCCGCGCCATGGCACGCGGATCCGGATCGTCGACATTCCGCCCGATACCGAAGAATTCCTGCAGCACGGTGCCGACCGGATGCGCGAGGCATTCGCGCAGATCGGCGAGGCCGAAGCCTCGACCGTGAAAGCGGCGTCGCCGCATCCGCTGATGCACCGCACCGAGTCGATCGACTATGGCGTGGTGCTGGAAGGGGCCTTGACCCTGGTGCTCGACGACAGCGAAGTCGAATTGGCGCCGGGCGACGTCGTCGTCCAGCGCGGCACCAACCACGCCTGGGCCAACCGCTCGGGTGCGCCGTGCCGGATGCTGTTCGTGCTGGTCGACGGCCAGTACGACCCCGCGCTGGCCGACGCGCTGGCGGGGCGCTGATGGAAGACCTGTTCGGCCTGCACGGCCAGGTTGCGCTCGTCACCGGCGCCGCCCAGGGCCTGGGGCTGGCCATCGCCACCGCCCTGGGCGAGCGCGGCGCCGCCGTGCTGCTGGCGGACCTCGATCACGACAACGCGCAGCGCGCGGCGCACTCTTTACGCGAATGCGGCATCGATGCGCAAGCATTCGCCTGCGACGTGGGCGATCCGCAGGCCGTGCAGCGGCTCGCAGTGGACGCCCAGGGCTGGCGCGGCCAGGTCGACATCCTGGTCTGCAATGCCGGCATCCAGGGCCCGGCCGGTCCGCTGCACGCCGCGTCGAACGACGACTGGCAGCGCGTGTTCGACGTCAACCTGCGCGGCAGCGCGGCGCTGGCGTGCGCGCTGCTGCCGGCGATGGCCGAGCGCGGCGCGGGAAGGGTCATCCTGATGTCGAGCATCGCCGGCCTGCGCGGCAACGGCGCCATCGGCCTGTATGGCCTGAGCAAGGCCGCGCTGGCGCAACTGGCGCGCAACCTGGCGGTGGAGTGGGGGCCGCATGGCGTCTGCGTCAATGCGATCTCGCCCGGCCTGATCCGCACGCCGCTGGGCGCCCACCTGTTCGCGGACGAGGCCTTCATGCGCCGCCGCACCGCGATGACGCCGCTGCGCCGGGTCGGCGAGCCGCACGAGGTGGCCGGCGTCGCGGTCATGCTGGCCGGGCGCGCGGGCGGCTTCATCACCGGCCAGAACATCGTCGTCGATGGCGGCACCCTGATTTCGGACGGGAGCTGACATGCATGTTCTTGTTACCGGCGCGGCCGGGTTCGTCGGCAGCGCCCTGGTCGAGCTGCTCCTGGCCGACACGGCGATCACGTCGCTGCGGCTGGTCGACCTGGCGTTCGACGACGCCCGTCCCGATCCCCGCGTCGAACGCATCGCGGGCAGCATCGGCGACCCCGCCGTGATGGCGCGGGCGGTGCGCGGCCGGATCGACCTCGTCTACCACCTGGCCAGCGTGCCGGGCGGCCTGGCCGAGCGCGACTACGAACTCGGGCGCGACATCAATCTATACGCGACCCTGGCGCTGGTCGAGGCGATGCGGGCGATGCCGGCGCCGCCGGTCTTCGTGTTCGCCAGTTCCATCGCCGCGCTGGGCGCTCCCTTGCCGCCTGGGGGCGTCGACGACGCCACGCCCATGTCGCCGCAACTGAGCTACGGCGCCCACAAGCTGGCCGGAGAGCTCTTCGTCGCCGACGCCACGCGGCGCGGCTGGATCGATGGCCGCTCGGTGCGGCTGCCGGCCGTGGTCGCGCGTCCGGCCGGGCCGAGCGGCCTGGTCTCGGCCTTCCTGAGCGACATGATCCGCGCGCTGGCGGCCGGCGAGCACTATCGCTGCCCGATCCGCGCCGGGGCGACCAGCTGGCTGGTGTCGACGCCCTGCGCGGCCGCCAGCCTGGTGCACGCGGCGACGCTCGACGGCCAGCTGCTGGGGGCAGGGCGCGCCTGCACCTTGCCGGCCCTGCGCCTGTCGATGGCGGAGCTGGTAGCTGCTGTCGGGCAGGAGTACGGGGTCGATGCCGCCGCCCTTGCCAGCCATGGCGACGACCCGGCGATCGAAGCCAACTTCGGCTCTTATCCGCCCCTGCGTACGCCGCGCGCCGACGCTGCGGGCTTCGTCCACGACGGCGATGCCCGCGCCCTGGTGCGCAACGCGCTGCGATGACATTCTGCGATTGACATGCCATTTTTCCCGGCCTAATATAATTAGAATTCGGATTATGATTTAACGGCGATGCACTGCCGGATCCGTCGAAGCCGCCTTCAACCGTCCAAATGGAACCTACCATGCGCTTTTCCGTCTTCCTCAACGCCCGCACCATGACCGCGGACGCCGACAAGCAACTGATCGTCGACCTCGAGCAGCATGCGCTGCTGGCCGGCAAACTGGGCTTCGACGCCATCTTCCTGCCCGACCACCACTTCAACGGCTACATGCCGGTGGCCAGCGACAGCTATATGTTCGCGTCCTACCTGGCGGCCAAGCTGCCGGACATGCATTTCGGCTTCTCGGTGACCACCGTTCCGCTGCACCACCCGATCCGCTTCGTCGAGAGGATCAACATCCTCGACCACCTGACCAAGGGCAAGCTGCTGGTCGGCGTCGGTTCGGGCACCACGCCGGAAGAGATGATCGGCTTCGGCGTCAACTACAAGGACGCCGGCCGCATCGCCGAGGAAAACCTGCAGGCGGCCGAAGCGCTGTGGGCCAAGAAGATTGGCGACGCGCCGGTCGAGCTGGACGGTTTCCACAAGGGCCGCGTGCTGCAGCGCATCGCCCCGCATACCTATGGCGAGAAGCATGCGCGCCTGATGCCGGTGGCGATGAAGGACACCAGCATCACGCGCGCCGCGGTGAACGGCTGGCCGGCCTTCATCCCGGCCTTCACGCCGCCGAAGATCGGTGGCACTGAGCCGCTCACCCACGTCAAGAAATACTTCGGCAGCTACCACACGCAGTTGCTGGCGGCCGGCCACTCCGACGAGACGGTGGCCGATGCGCTGTCCTGGACCACCCACAGCTACCAGTGCGTGCACCTGGCGCCGACCGACGAGCAGGCGCATGCGGAGGTGATGGAGATCCTGACCGCCTACCAGGAAGCCGTCGACCGCGAAGCCGAGTTCAATGCCAAGGCCGAATCGGACGACGCCAACAAGAAGACCGACCGCACCAATTCGGCCCTGACCGAGGAATGGATGGCCACCTGGTGCCTGTACGGCAGCCCGGAGACGGTGATCAAGAAGCTGCGCGAGTACCAGGAAGTCGGCATCGGCAACATCCTGTGCGGCACCGTCACCGGTCCGCTGACCGAACAGCGCCTGGCCTACGCCAACCAGACCCTGGAACTGTTGGCCGAACACGTGATTCCGGCTTTTAAAAAATAAACGATGAGCGATGCGGTCCGCAAGCAGGCGGG
This portion of the Telluria beijingensis genome encodes:
- a CDS encoding LLM class flavin-dependent oxidoreductase, which encodes MRFSVFLNARTMTADADKQLIVDLEQHALLAGKLGFDAIFLPDHHFNGYMPVASDSYMFASYLAAKLPDMHFGFSVTTVPLHHPIRFVERINILDHLTKGKLLVGVGSGTTPEEMIGFGVNYKDAGRIAEENLQAAEALWAKKIGDAPVELDGFHKGRVLQRIAPHTYGEKHARLMPVAMKDTSITRAAVNGWPAFIPAFTPPKIGGTEPLTHVKKYFGSYHTQLLAAGHSDETVADALSWTTHSYQCVHLAPTDEQAHAEVMEILTAYQEAVDREAEFNAKAESDDANKKTDRTNSALTEEWMATWCLYGSPETVIKKLREYQEVGIGNILCGTVTGPLTEQRLAYANQTLELLAEHVIPAFKK
- a CDS encoding cupin domain-containing protein, with translation MNEIRRIVTGHDAHGKAVFAEVGPLPTVVPLATIPGTVFHEIWSTQDTPAAVGNGADPTLGPLVLSPPRHGTRIRIVDIPPDTEEFLQHGADRMREAFAQIGEAEASTVKAASPHPLMHRTESIDYGVVLEGALTLVLDDSEVELAPGDVVVQRGTNHAWANRSGAPCRMLFVLVDGQYDPALADALAGR
- a CDS encoding SDR family NAD(P)-dependent oxidoreductase produces the protein MEDLFGLHGQVALVTGAAQGLGLAIATALGERGAAVLLADLDHDNAQRAAHSLRECGIDAQAFACDVGDPQAVQRLAVDAQGWRGQVDILVCNAGIQGPAGPLHAASNDDWQRVFDVNLRGSAALACALLPAMAERGAGRVILMSSIAGLRGNGAIGLYGLSKAALAQLARNLAVEWGPHGVCVNAISPGLIRTPLGAHLFADEAFMRRRTAMTPLRRVGEPHEVAGVAVMLAGRAGGFITGQNIVVDGGTLISDGS
- a CDS encoding NAD-dependent epimerase/dehydratase family protein, which encodes MHVLVTGAAGFVGSALVELLLADTAITSLRLVDLAFDDARPDPRVERIAGSIGDPAVMARAVRGRIDLVYHLASVPGGLAERDYELGRDINLYATLALVEAMRAMPAPPVFVFASSIAALGAPLPPGGVDDATPMSPQLSYGAHKLAGELFVADATRRGWIDGRSVRLPAVVARPAGPSGLVSAFLSDMIRALAAGEHYRCPIRAGATSWLVSTPCAAASLVHAATLDGQLLGAGRACTLPALRLSMAELVAAVGQEYGVDAAALASHGDDPAIEANFGSYPPLRTPRADAAGFVHDGDARALVRNALR
- a CDS encoding TerD family protein — its product is MSVNLQKGQKISLDKEAGGGLSRVTMGLGWDAIKSKGFFGFGGGKSEAVDLDASVVMFDESNRPMDVVWFRQLKSRDGSIVHTGDNRTGAGDGDDEQIMVDLNAVPANVKALVFTVNSFTGQNFSTVENAYCRLINTANQQEVARFNLSVTGSHSAQIMAKLYRHGGEWKMHAIGENGNGRTFDDLMPQITVHL
- a CDS encoding TIGR00266 family protein, which codes for MPVFTVTGDVDPFLHVSMKQGETIYCESDAMVMMESTLDLKGKMKGGLGSALMRTFANGESFFQQHIEATRGGGDCLLSPTLPGAMQVVDVGPNNYIISDGAFVAATSGVDLRVRTQSLGNALFAQSGGFFVTETAGQGQVVVSGFGSMSSLDVEPGKDAIIDNSHVVCWDSTLRYEISITTGTSGGFLGNLINSQTSGEGMVLRFSGRGKVYVCSRNRTAFKAWMQAPAK